The Melospiza georgiana isolate bMelGeo1 chromosome 9, bMelGeo1.pri, whole genome shotgun sequence genome has a segment encoding these proteins:
- the ATPAF1 gene encoding ATP synthase mitochondrial F1 complex assembly factor 1 isoform X2, with amino-acid sequence MAGPLCQGWGLGVALRSRAALRPLGLLAPPARGVLGPAAGSGTAAGSGTAAGSGQAALEENPFYGKYQHKIQELRRSNPDVFESRMEKRSEVKKQPVGHSKQGEFIRCMEEKAEGLGSKTSKGGFTKHKTLDSILNVEMVKEKSAEEITQIWNQYFSAKDTVYAVIPADKFDLMWKRAQECPSFLYALPRKEGYEFFVGQWSGTELHFTSLINVQTQGETAPSQLVLYHYPDLQKEKGIVLMTAEMDSKFLVVQDAQCL; translated from the exons ATGGCGGGCccgctgtgccagggctggggcctgGGGGTGGCCCTGCGGAGCCGCGCCGCGCTCCGGCCGCTCGGGCTGCTGGCACCGCCGGCACGGGGCGTGCTGGGGCCGGCTGCGGGATCAGGAACGGCGGCAGGATCGGGAACAGCAGCGGGATCGGGACAGGCGGCGCTGGAGGAGAACCCCTTCTACGGGAAGTACCAGCACAAGATCCAGGAGCTGCGGAG GTCCAATCCAGATGTGTTTGAATCCCGCATGGAAAAAAGAAGTGAAGTGAAAAAGCAGCCCGTGGGACATTCCAAACAAGGAGAGTTTATCAGATGCATGGAGGAAAAG GCAGAAGGCTTGGGCAGCAAGACATCAAAGGGAGGATTCACAAAGCATAAG ACACTTGATTCAATTCTTAATGTTGAGATggtgaaagaaaaatcagcagaGGAGATAACACAG ATTTGGAATCAGTATTTTTCTGCAAAAGACACAGTTTATGCTGTTATCCCT GCAGACAAGTTTGATTTGATGTGGAAGAGAGCCCAGGAGTGTCCATCG TTTCTATATGCTTTGCCAAGAAAAGAAGGCTATGAGTTCTTCGTGGGGCAGTGGTCTGGAACAGAATTACACTTCACTTCCCTGATAAATGTTCAG ACCCAGGGTGAAACTGCTCCAAGCCAGTTGGTCTTGTACCATTATCCTGATctgcagaaggagaaagggaTAGTACTAATGACGGCAGAAATGGACTCCA
- the EFCAB14 gene encoding EF-hand calcium-binding domain-containing protein 14: MKKRKELNALIGLAADGRRKKPAKKGSGHRLLRTEPPASDSESSSEEDEFSGARGRCGKGDYLRCCRFCYPLCAFVILAACVVACVGLVWMQVALKEDLDAIKEKFRTMESNQKTSFQEIPKLNEDLVQNQKQLEQIETGELGLSKIWINITEINKQISLLTSTVNHLKNNIKSAADLISLPLTVEKLQKTVANIGSTLTSVAHDVENIQTAIEEYKKSIEILQNDVKELKQLPSLPSTVVPRTEGNQTEYCKKESQALHAALEQLNNTVVVYQKLNDIKLLNVDSAIGNLSRKVTLLENSALVVKNPDKRENSSTIVGNNATTSVRVENEDQLDSETQSNKELKEAGTTRDPQVSKLKETLQLISALTSKSENDRPIEASKNVENSQTTTAKPTDLSRVASRSAGDNTERNGQLSHLSLPGISSIEDLQKLFEKAPADADGKLSYKDLLKLFGSTAQESQSFKEFDTDGDEKYTLKELRSALGL, from the exons ATGAAGAAGCGGAAGGAGCTGAACGCCCTCATCGGCCTGGCCGCCGACGGCCGCAGGAAGAAGCCCGCCAAGAAGGGCTCGGGCCACCGGCTGCTGCGCACCGAGCCGCCCGCCTCCGACTCCGAGTCCAGCTCCGAGGAGGACGAGTTCTCCGGGGCGCGGGGCCGCTGCGGAAA GGGAGACTACCTGCGGTGCTGCAGGTTCTGTTACCCTCTATGTGCGTTTGTCATTCTTGCTGCTTGTGTGGTCGCGTGTGTTGGCTTAGTCTGGATGCAGGTGGCTCTCAAGGAGGATTTGGATGCAATAAAGGAGAAGTTTCGAACAA tGGAATCTAATCAAAAGACATCATTCCAAGAAATTCCTAAACTGAATGAAGATTTGGTGCAGAACCAAAAGCAGCTAGAACAAATTGAGACTGGAGAACTGGGGCTGAGTAAAATTTGGATCAATATCACAGAGATCAATAAACAG ATATCACTATTGACCTCAACAGTAAATCATCTCAAAAACAATATAAAATCTGCTGCTGACCTGatttctcttcccctcacagTAGAGAAACTTCAGAAG ACTGTAGCCAACATAGGTAGCACCCTTACCAGTGTGGCTCATGATGTTGAAAATATACAGACAGCTATTGAGGAATACAAGAAATCCATAGAAATACTCCAGAATGATGTG AAGGAATTAAAACAGCTGCCTTCACTTCCCTCCACTGTTGTGCCAAGGACTGAGGGAAATCAGACAGAATACTGCAAAAAG GAAAGCCAGGCACTGCATGCAGCTTTGGAGCAGCTAAATAATACTGTAGTGGTGTACCAAAAGTTGAATGACATCAAGCTTCTAAATGTGGATTCAGCCATTGGCAACCTCAGCCGGAAAGTTACGCTGTTGGAAAACTCTGCCCTGGTTGTGAAAAACCCGGACAAAAGAGAGAACTCATCCACCATCGTG GGGAATAATGCAACTACCTCTGTAAGAGTGGAAAATGAAGATCAACTAGATAGTGAAACTCAGTCAAATAAAGAACTGAAG GAAGCAGGAACTACTAGAGATCCTCAGGTATCAAAACTAAAAGAGACTCTTCAGCTGATCAGTGCTCTCACAAGCAAGTCAGAAAATGACAGACCCATTGAGGCATCAAAGAATG TTGAAAATAGTCAGACTACTACAGCAAAGCCCACAGACCTTTCAAGGGTGGCTTCAAGGTCAGCTGGTGACAACACAGAGAGAAATGGGCAGCTGAGCCATCTGTCCTTGCCAGGAATTTCCAGCATCGAAG ATCTTCAGAAACTGTTTGAAAAAGCACCTGCAGATGCTGATGGAAAACTCTCATACAAAGACCTTCTAAAGCTGTTTGGCTCCACAGCCCAAGAATCACAGAGCTTTAAGGAGTTTGACACAGATGGAGATGAGAAATACACACTAAAAGAACTGAGATCAGCATTAGGTCTATAG